The Actinomycetes bacterium genome contains the following window.
TGGGGGATCCCCAGGCGCTGGGCGATCGTGTCGGCGGTCTTGAAGCCGATGCCCCACACGTCGGTGGCGAGCCGGTACGGCTCCCGCCGGACGACCTGGATCGCGTCGTCCCGGTAGCTCTTGTAGATGCGCACCGCCAGCGAGGTCGACACGCCGACGCCCTGCAGGAAGACCATCACCTCCTTGATGGCCTTTTGCTCCTCCCACGCAGCGGTGATCATCGCGGTGCGTTTGGGGCCAAGCCCCGCCACCTCGACCAGCCTGCCGGGCTCCTGCTCGATCACCCGCAGGGTGGCCTGGCCGAAGTGGTCGACGATCCGTTCGGCCATCTTGGGGCCGATCCCCTTGATCAGCCCCGAGCCGAGGTAGCGGCGGATCCCCTGGACGGTGGCGGGCAGCATCGTCTGGTAGGCCTCGACCTCGAACTGGCGGCCGTACTGGGGGTGGCTGCGCCAGCGGCCCCGCAGGCGCAGGCGCTCACCCGGCTGCGCCCCAAGCAGGGGGCCAACCACGGTAAGAAGATCGCCGGAACGGTCGGTGGCCACCCGGGCGACGGTGTAGCCGGTCTCCTGGTTGGCGTAGGTGATGCGCTCAAGCACCGCGTCCAGGGTCGCGGGCGGGACCGAACCGGTGTTCACCTGGGAAGCTTGGCAGCTCCCCTGGGCAGACGCCATCCCGGCACTGCGGTGGTCACCGCCGACCGTCGACGAGCGCAACCCGACCCGCTCGACGTGGCGGCCAGCAGCTCAGTAGAGCGCGTCAGAACGTATCGCTGGCGTTGGACGTCAGACGGCGCGCCCGCCCATCCTCGCGAGACTGCAGCAGCCCACCGTCACTGCGTTGCTGCTCGGTGCGACGCCACGCCGAACTCCTCCTTGGTGTCGGGCTCCACGCGGACCTTGACTCCAAGGATGTCAATTGGGATCAGGGGATCGATGGCTATGAGGGGGACATCTACTTTGATACCGGCCGATCAGTCCGCCCGCCTCGAACGCCGCGGATCCAGGGTGGCCTCATTGGACCGAATCGGTGGACTCGTGTGGTGCCCCTCGGGACTGGCTTTGCGGTCAGCAGACGGACTTGCGCCACCAAACTGCGGGAGAACCCACCGCGGAACATGCCGGTGAACCAGCTCCGGCCTGGCTACCAGTTCTGCGTGGAGACG
Protein-coding sequences here:
- a CDS encoding ATP-dependent RecD-like DNA helicase; amino-acid sequence: MNTGSVPPATLDAVLERITYANQETGYTVARVATDRSGDLLTVVGPLLGAQPGERLRLRGRWRSHPQYGRQFEVEAYQTMLPATVQGIRRYLGSGLIKGIGPKMAERIVDHFGQATLRVIEQEPGRLVEVAGLGPKRTAMITAAWEEQKAIKEVMVFLQGVGVSTSLAVRIYKSYRDDAIQVVRREPYRLATDVWGIGFKTADTIAQRLGIP